In Candidatus Defluviibacterium haderslevense, the following are encoded in one genomic region:
- a CDS encoding TonB-dependent receptor, with amino-acid sequence MLLLCSNVILQAQGITSSQLLGQILDSKGEPLVAASVKAIHEPSGTIYGVYTRDDGRYNIPNMRIGGPYKITISYIGYQTKTETIQQLSLGQNFRLNATLIEEAISLGEVVISGAKDELMNSDRTGAATNINKAALESMPTIGRSINDFVRLTPQSRSSSVASTTGSGVSFGGQDSRYNNLTIDGSIFNNNFGLSSSPGGQTNSTPISLDAIAEIQVNLAPYDVRQAGFTGAGINAVTRSGTNKVEGSVFYNFRNQSMVGKNAGANPLIITDFDVKQIGLRLGGPIIKDKLFWFVNWESERRADPTTLTAFRDSASRNSNTTRVTAKDLDDISKLVKEKWGYETGGYDNYVNETKSDKGLFKLDYNISNGHRLSFRYNFLKSTRDVFISNSGTVTSGSNRNSINALSYKNSNYIINNDVHSYIAELNSIFSSRVSNSFSVGYTANRDYRSSNSSVIPLIDILDGSNNQYISLGYEPFTPNNTLNTDVSQFQDNLTFYLNNHTLTAGVNYETFAFDNLFTPTFYGQYVFNNINDFKNALNGDSVALRRYALNYSALPNQELPWATTKVQMPGAYLQDEISLLNNKLSLTVGVRIDVPIFAETALRNVLVDTMKFKDENGNIVNYGTNKLPNKQYMFSPRLGFNYDVMGNRKLQVRGGTGVFTGRPPFVWISNVVGNNGVLQGSITQDNTNTRKYKFSNDVTANIPANATASPSYNLALIDQGFKFPQVWRNDLAFDFSLPQGLILTVEGIYSKTLNNIYYINANQELSTGNFSGDDSRPYFPGIDKSSTAKTNASRIYDNISDATVLKNTDKGYSYSFTTKLEKPLTKNWSAMVAYNLAEAKDLTSAGSIALNSWRDNKSVNGNNLPDLAYSEFDQKHRIIAGLSYKVNYLKIASTQISLFLQSGNQSRFSLFYSGDQNGDNQSGNDLMYVPNKASDLSFNDLIKKIGSKDSVIATKQQQIDAFENYISNNPFLNDNRGKIVERNALLLKWLTTIDLSIVQEFGVKISGREHKFQIRGDIYNFGNLLSKEWGVGYRINTNSPLNATNVKDAAGKPVYTFGSVSSANVWQKPLPIVEKRATLDDVWQAQIGLRYTF; translated from the coding sequence ATGTTGTTATTATGTTCCAATGTGATCTTGCAGGCTCAGGGAATCACTTCAAGTCAATTGTTGGGTCAAATTCTGGACAGCAAGGGCGAACCATTAGTAGCAGCATCTGTCAAAGCCATTCATGAGCCATCTGGAACCATTTATGGGGTTTATACTCGCGACGATGGGAGATATAACATCCCTAATATGCGAATTGGCGGTCCGTACAAGATCACCATCAGTTATATAGGATACCAAACTAAAACTGAAACCATTCAACAACTTTCTTTAGGTCAAAATTTTAGGCTTAATGCTACTTTGATTGAAGAAGCCATTTCATTAGGAGAAGTGGTCATTTCTGGTGCTAAAGATGAGTTGATGAATTCAGATCGCACTGGGGCAGCAACAAATATCAATAAAGCTGCTTTGGAATCGATGCCTACTATTGGTCGAAGCATCAATGATTTTGTTAGATTAACACCACAATCAAGATCTTCTTCTGTGGCATCTACTACAGGTTCAGGTGTTTCATTCGGTGGCCAGGATTCGAGATATAATAATTTAACTATAGATGGTTCTATATTCAATAACAATTTTGGGTTGTCTTCATCACCTGGTGGGCAAACCAATTCTACGCCTATATCACTAGATGCGATAGCTGAAATTCAAGTAAATTTAGCACCTTATGATGTAAGACAGGCAGGGTTTACAGGCGCAGGTATCAATGCCGTAACACGTTCAGGTACCAATAAAGTAGAAGGATCAGTTTTCTATAATTTCAGAAATCAAAGTATGGTTGGTAAAAATGCCGGAGCGAACCCTTTGATCATTACTGATTTTGATGTAAAACAAATAGGACTCAGACTTGGCGGTCCAATTATTAAAGATAAATTGTTTTGGTTTGTTAATTGGGAATCTGAACGAAGAGCCGACCCTACAACACTAACAGCATTTAGAGATAGTGCTTCAAGAAATTCTAATACTACGCGAGTTACTGCGAAAGACCTGGATGATATTTCTAAACTTGTAAAAGAGAAATGGGGTTATGAGACAGGTGGTTATGATAATTATGTGAATGAAACAAAAAGTGATAAAGGCTTATTCAAGTTAGATTATAATATTTCTAACGGGCATCGATTATCCTTTAGATATAATTTCTTAAAATCTACTAGAGATGTATTTATTAGTAATTCCGGTACAGTAACCAGTGGAAGTAATAGAAATAGTATTAATGCATTGAGTTATAAAAATTCAAATTACATTATCAATAATGATGTTCATTCATACATAGCTGAGTTAAACAGTATTTTTTCGAGTAGAGTTTCGAATTCATTTAGTGTAGGTTATACAGCTAATAGAGATTATAGATCGAGTAACAGTAGTGTTATTCCATTAATCGATATTTTAGATGGCAGTAACAATCAATACATAAGTTTGGGATATGAGCCATTTACTCCAAACAATACTTTGAATACTGATGTATCCCAGTTCCAGGATAATTTGACTTTTTATTTAAATAATCACACATTAACTGCAGGAGTTAATTACGAAACATTTGCATTCGATAATTTATTCACACCTACTTTTTATGGTCAATATGTATTTAACAATATTAATGATTTTAAAAATGCGCTTAACGGGGATAGTGTTGCATTAAGAAGATATGCATTGAATTATTCTGCATTGCCGAATCAGGAATTGCCATGGGCTACAACTAAAGTTCAAATGCCGGGCGCTTATCTTCAGGATGAAATATCTTTATTGAATAACAAACTTTCTTTGACAGTTGGAGTAAGAATAGATGTTCCAATTTTTGCGGAAACGGCATTGCGAAATGTGTTGGTGGATACGATGAAATTTAAAGATGAGAATGGTAATATTGTTAATTATGGAACAAATAAATTACCAAACAAACAATACATGTTCTCACCAAGATTAGGTTTTAATTACGATGTAATGGGTAATCGTAAATTACAAGTTCGTGGTGGAACAGGCGTATTTACAGGTCGTCCTCCTTTCGTATGGATTTCCAATGTTGTAGGGAATAATGGTGTTTTACAAGGAAGTATTACCCAGGATAATACCAATACCAGAAAATATAAATTTTCAAATGATGTCACAGCAAATATTCCTGCCAATGCAACGGCTTCACCATCTTACAACTTAGCATTAATTGATCAGGGCTTCAAGTTTCCTCAAGTGTGGCGAAATGATTTAGCATTTGATTTTTCACTTCCTCAAGGATTGATTTTAACCGTAGAAGGTATTTATTCAAAAACATTGAATAATATCTATTACATCAATGCTAATCAAGAATTATCAACAGGTAATTTTAGTGGTGATGATTCAAGACCTTATTTTCCTGGAATAGATAAATCATCTACTGCAAAAACAAATGCTTCCAGAATTTATGATAATATTTCTGATGCTACAGTATTAAAAAATACAGATAAAGGTTATTCATACAGTTTTACCACTAAACTTGAGAAACCTTTAACAAAGAATTGGTCAGCAATGGTTGCTTATAATTTAGCAGAAGCTAAAGATCTTACCTCTGCTGGATCCATTGCCTTAAATTCCTGGAGAGATAATAAATCGGTGAATGGAAATAATTTACCCGATTTGGCTTATTCAGAATTTGATCAAAAACACAGAATTATTGCAGGTCTATCTTATAAAGTAAATTATTTGAAAATTGCTTCTACTCAAATTTCATTATTTTTACAATCTGGAAATCAAAGCAGATTTAGTTTGTTTTATAGTGGTGATCAAAATGGAGATAATCAAAGTGGTAATGATTTAATGTATGTTCCAAACAAAGCTTCCGATTTAAGTTTCAATGATTTGATCAAAAAAATTGGATCTAAAGATTCTGTAATAGCTACTAAACAACAGCAAATTGACGCGTTCGAAAATTACATCAGCAATAACCCTTTCTTAAATGATAATAGAGGGAAAATAGTAGAAAGAAATGCCTTGTTATTGAAATGGTTGACAACGATCGATTTGTCTATAGTGCAAGAATTTGGAGTAAAAATTAGTGGAAGAGAACACAAGTTTCAAATTCGCGGTGATATATACAATTTTGGAAATTTGTTAAGCAAAGAATGGGGTGTAGGATATAGGATTAATACGAACTCACCTTTGAATGCTACTAATGTTAAAGATGCTGCAGGTAAACCGGTTTACACTTTTGGATCTGTTAGTTCCGCTAATGTATGGCAAAAACCATTGCCAATTGTTGAAAAAAGAGCAACATTAGATGATGTGTGGCAAGCACAAATTGGTTTAAGATATACTTTTTAG
- the mnmD gene encoding tRNA (5-methylaminomethyl-2-thiouridine)(34)-methyltransferase MnmD — MSPEITITADGSHTLLHPILKTTYHSIHGALKESQVVFIENGLQAINKNGIPISVFEFGFGTGLNAWLSLEFALTEKIAIEYTVIEIDPITESTWSQLNYPIIHPFPNGKYYFDQLHHAQWNQRSTLSDSFNIEKRKLDWREFNTSSKFDLIYFDAFAPESQAELWLEDSLKKLYDLLKPGGLLLTYCAKGIFKRRLKSVGFQVESLKGPPGKREITRAIK, encoded by the coding sequence ATATCACCTGAAATAACGATTACCGCTGATGGCTCGCATACCCTTCTTCATCCAATACTAAAAACTACCTATCATTCCATCCATGGCGCTTTAAAAGAAAGCCAGGTTGTATTTATTGAAAATGGATTGCAAGCAATAAATAAAAATGGAATTCCTATTTCAGTCTTCGAATTCGGCTTTGGCACTGGCCTGAATGCATGGCTTAGCCTGGAGTTTGCTCTAACTGAAAAAATAGCTATAGAATATACCGTTATTGAGATTGACCCAATTACCGAATCCACATGGTCGCAATTGAATTATCCAATTATTCACCCATTTCCCAATGGCAAATATTATTTTGACCAACTCCATCATGCTCAATGGAATCAAAGAAGTACATTATCAGACTCTTTCAATATTGAAAAAAGGAAATTAGATTGGCGCGAATTCAATACTTCTTCAAAGTTTGACCTCATATACTTCGATGCATTCGCCCCCGAATCACAAGCAGAATTATGGCTCGAAGACTCTTTGAAGAAACTCTATGACCTTTTAAAACCAGGAGGATTATTACTAACCTATTGTGCCAAAGGGATCTTCAAACGCAGACTAAAATCGGTTGGATTTCAAGTAGAAAGTTTAAAGGGGCCTCCCGGTAAAAGAGAAATCACTAGAGCCATTAAATGA
- a CDS encoding translation initiation factor, protein MSKNRKITNDLGFIFSTHDSFKSFFEEEQDATEIAPKAQVVRVQLDTKLKAGKSATKIMGLNLSEEKMNDLAKQLKQKCGVGGSVKEGQIIIQGDHVNKIIGMLIEMGYKNTKRTGG, encoded by the coding sequence ATGAGCAAGAATAGAAAAATAACCAATGACCTGGGATTTATTTTCTCAACTCATGATTCCTTTAAATCCTTTTTTGAAGAAGAACAAGATGCAACTGAAATTGCTCCAAAAGCACAGGTAGTAAGGGTGCAATTGGATACCAAGCTTAAAGCCGGAAAGTCTGCGACAAAAATTATGGGATTAAATTTATCAGAAGAAAAAATGAATGACTTAGCCAAACAATTAAAACAAAAGTGTGGTGTTGGTGGCTCAGTTAAAGAGGGCCAAATCATTATACAAGGAGATCATGTAAATAAAATTATTGGCATGCTGATAGAAATGGGTTACAAAAACACAAAAAGAACAGGCGGTTAG
- a CDS encoding amidinotransferase: MKTKQLTDTILMIRPAHFGYNEETALNNTFQKKSDATYEHISNLAKEEFDRMVGVLRNEGIEVVVIDDTPKPIKPDAVFPNNWISFHDDGTIMTYPMNAVSRRLERREDIVDYFNKHFKVSRRLSLEIFEPKNQFLEGTGSMILDRLNKIVYACLSPRTNIEMLQHFSLLMDYKVCFFKATDQNGIDIYHTNVLMALGVDFVVCCMQAIEPSKKEELESLFEATGKELVDITFDQMNSFAGNMLQLCNHKGDPILVLSRTAYNSLTKEQLRILSSKTKLLPVEIPTIESIGGGSARCMIAEVFLKK, translated from the coding sequence ATGAAAACAAAACAACTCACTGACACCATATTGATGATACGTCCAGCCCATTTTGGATATAATGAAGAGACAGCATTGAATAATACCTTCCAAAAGAAATCTGATGCAACATACGAACACATTTCTAATCTTGCCAAGGAAGAGTTTGATCGAATGGTGGGTGTATTAAGGAATGAAGGGATAGAGGTTGTGGTCATTGACGATACACCTAAGCCCATTAAACCTGATGCTGTGTTTCCAAATAATTGGATCAGCTTTCATGATGATGGTACCATTATGACTTATCCAATGAACGCTGTATCAAGAAGATTGGAAAGACGTGAAGATATCGTAGACTATTTCAATAAACACTTTAAGGTTTCAAGAAGACTTAGTTTGGAAATTTTTGAACCAAAAAATCAATTTTTGGAGGGAACTGGAAGCATGATATTAGATCGTTTAAACAAAATCGTTTATGCATGTTTAAGTCCAAGGACTAATATAGAAATGCTACAACATTTTTCATTGCTGATGGATTACAAAGTGTGTTTTTTTAAAGCTACAGACCAAAATGGAATAGATATTTATCATACTAATGTTTTAATGGCTTTAGGTGTTGATTTTGTAGTTTGTTGTATGCAAGCCATTGAACCTTCTAAAAAGGAAGAATTAGAATCTTTGTTTGAGGCGACCGGTAAAGAATTGGTAGATATTACGTTTGACCAGATGAATTCCTTTGCCGGGAATATGCTTCAATTATGTAATCATAAAGGTGATCCGATTTTGGTACTGTCCAGGACTGCTTATAATTCTTTAACCAAGGAACAATTGAGAATACTTAGTTCTAAAACCAAATTACTTCCCGTTGAAATACCTACCATAGAATCGATTGGAGGTGGAAGTGCCAGATGCATGATTGCAGAGGTTTTTCTGAAGAAATAA
- the purB gene encoding adenylosuccinate lyase, translating into MLKAISPLDGRYHNKLQELGNYFSEFALFQYRVKVEILYFIELSTIDSLPIKLNVEQVEKLKLIYEKFTIEDAQHIQHIERTTKHDIKAVEYFIKEKIESLGLGQYKEYIHFALTSQDINNTAIPMLLKDATSNELIPILKELITKVKDIGTQSLGLSMLARTHGQPASPTTLGKEILVFVERLELQFQTLEHCTYSGKFGGATGNFNAHHAAYPQITWPQWADNFLKNKLGIIRQQTTTQIAHYDELAVWFHQLIRINTILLDFCKDIWMYISMEYFKQIPVEGEIGSSAMPHKVNPIDFENAEGNLGISSALCSHFAEKLPISRLQRDLTDSTVLRNIGIPFGHTFLALKSMLSGLKKLDVNQSKIDDELNHHWIVLAEPIQTILRRESYPNPYEALKHLTRGNSSITKDVLHQFIDTLEINDAIKLELKSLTPQNYIGYANKKS; encoded by the coding sequence ATGTTAAAAGCTATTTCCCCACTTGATGGTAGATACCATAATAAGTTACAAGAATTAGGAAACTATTTTTCGGAATTTGCACTATTCCAATATCGAGTTAAAGTAGAAATATTATATTTCATTGAACTATCAACCATTGATTCACTTCCTATAAAATTGAATGTAGAACAAGTAGAAAAGCTTAAACTTATTTACGAAAAATTTACCATAGAAGATGCACAACATATACAACACATTGAACGAACAACCAAACATGATATCAAAGCAGTAGAATACTTTATAAAGGAAAAGATTGAATCATTAGGCTTGGGACAATATAAAGAATACATACATTTTGCATTAACATCGCAGGATATCAATAACACAGCGATTCCCATGTTATTAAAAGATGCTACCTCCAATGAATTAATACCCATATTAAAAGAACTCATAACAAAGGTTAAAGACATTGGCACACAATCCCTCGGTTTATCTATGCTTGCACGAACACATGGTCAACCTGCCAGTCCCACAACATTAGGCAAGGAAATTTTAGTGTTTGTTGAACGCCTTGAATTACAATTCCAAACTTTGGAACATTGTACTTATTCAGGAAAATTTGGTGGCGCAACAGGAAACTTTAATGCACACCATGCTGCTTATCCTCAAATAACTTGGCCACAATGGGCAGACAACTTTCTCAAAAACAAACTTGGGATCATTAGACAACAGACCACAACGCAAATTGCCCATTATGATGAATTAGCTGTGTGGTTTCATCAACTCATCAGAATCAATACCATATTATTAGATTTTTGTAAAGACATTTGGATGTATATCTCCATGGAATATTTTAAACAAATTCCAGTGGAAGGAGAGATTGGGTCTTCTGCTATGCCACACAAAGTCAATCCTATAGATTTTGAAAACGCAGAGGGCAATTTAGGAATATCATCAGCTTTGTGTTCTCATTTTGCAGAAAAACTTCCCATCTCAAGGTTACAGCGGGATCTTACTGACAGCACGGTATTGCGCAACATAGGTATTCCATTTGGGCATACTTTTCTTGCTCTTAAATCGATGCTATCCGGACTAAAAAAACTTGATGTTAACCAATCAAAGATTGATGATGAATTAAACCATCATTGGATCGTTTTAGCTGAACCAATACAAACTATATTGCGAAGAGAATCTTATCCGAATCCGTATGAAGCACTAAAGCATTTAACCCGCGGGAACAGTAGTATAACCAAGGATGTACTTCATCAATTCATTGACACCTTAGAAATAAATGATGCTATCAAACTAGAACTTAAATCCCTGACTCCACAAAATTATATTGGCTACGCTAATAAAAAAAGCTGA
- the prmC gene encoding peptide chain release factor N(5)-glutamine methyltransferase has translation MNDVKQKVCQFLKLELAVRYNDSEIEELTNYILKSDVFKSKYLVYLINDRPIQTIFSPIVSEMLKGIPIQYILHEAYFMDLVLYVDESVLIPRPETEELVYWIQSDHKYKTKMNLWDVGTGSGCIAIHLKKCFPEWSITGLDIDFDALNVAKGNANKYETQIEFLELDFLNFDATEYPEINILVSNPPYIGQHEKHWMSTGTLSFEPSKALFPIGDDHLVFYKHLADYGQKKLSQFGYIYCELNEFYSDQIYEIFKQSGYQDIEVKMDLQGKARMLRCRKVRSH, from the coding sequence ATGAATGATGTCAAACAAAAAGTATGCCAATTTCTGAAATTGGAGCTAGCAGTGAGATATAATGATAGTGAGATTGAAGAATTGACTAATTATATATTGAAAAGTGATGTTTTTAAGAGTAAATATTTGGTTTATTTGATAAATGATCGACCCATTCAAACAATATTTTCTCCAATAGTTTCTGAGATGTTAAAAGGAATACCCATTCAATACATTTTACATGAGGCCTATTTTATGGATTTGGTATTATATGTTGATGAATCCGTGCTTATTCCTAGACCGGAAACTGAAGAGCTGGTTTATTGGATCCAATCTGATCATAAGTATAAGACCAAAATGAACTTATGGGATGTTGGTACAGGAAGTGGTTGTATAGCTATACATTTAAAAAAATGCTTCCCGGAGTGGAGTATCACGGGTTTAGATATAGATTTTGACGCATTAAATGTAGCAAAAGGTAATGCCAATAAGTATGAAACGCAGATTGAATTTTTGGAGCTAGATTTTCTGAATTTCGACGCTACTGAATACCCGGAAATTAATATACTTGTTTCTAATCCTCCTTACATCGGACAGCACGAAAAGCATTGGATGTCAACAGGAACTTTATCATTCGAACCCTCTAAAGCTTTGTTTCCTATAGGCGATGATCATCTTGTTTTTTATAAACATTTAGCTGACTATGGTCAGAAAAAATTATCCCAATTTGGATACATCTATTGTGAACTCAATGAGTTTTATTCAGATCAGATTTATGAAATATTTAAACAATCAGGCTACCAAGATATTGAAGTAAAAATGGACCTGCAAGGTAAAGCCAGAATGTTGCGTTGTCGAAAAGTACGGAGTCATTAA
- a CDS encoding queuosine precursor transporter: MLNWSKNKSNLLFIVLAGIFITNALIAEFIGVKIFSLERTLGFDPLNFTIFGSKGLSFNLTAGVLLWPVVFVMTDIINEYFGTKGVKFLSYLTCILISYAFLMVFFTIHLVPADFWPSSHLKPGGEVINPDVLNLNTAFRLIFGQGLWIVIGSLTAFLLGQVIDVYIFHRIKEQTGEHNIWFRSTGSTLISQFIDSYVVLFIAFYIGAGWSLAQVLAIGTVNYIYKFCVAIGMTPIIYLIHGWIDRFLGHELAAELKQKAMRIK; this comes from the coding sequence ATGTTAAACTGGAGTAAAAATAAGTCCAATTTATTATTTATTGTTTTGGCGGGTATTTTTATTACTAATGCGCTTATAGCAGAATTCATTGGAGTTAAAATTTTTTCGTTAGAGCGCACCTTGGGATTCGATCCATTAAATTTTACTATATTTGGTTCTAAAGGATTGTCTTTCAACCTAACAGCCGGTGTTTTGCTTTGGCCTGTTGTATTTGTAATGACGGATATAATCAATGAGTATTTTGGTACTAAGGGGGTTAAATTTTTATCTTATTTGACCTGTATTTTAATCTCTTATGCTTTTTTAATGGTGTTTTTTACGATTCATTTGGTGCCGGCTGATTTTTGGCCAAGTTCGCATTTGAAGCCTGGAGGTGAAGTTATAAATCCCGATGTTCTGAATTTGAATACTGCATTTCGTTTGATTTTTGGGCAGGGATTATGGATTGTAATAGGTTCATTAACAGCATTTTTATTAGGTCAGGTTATTGATGTTTATATTTTTCATCGAATTAAAGAACAAACAGGAGAACATAATATTTGGTTTAGGTCCACAGGTTCAACATTAATTTCACAATTTATTGATAGTTATGTAGTACTTTTTATTGCATTTTATATAGGAGCTGGTTGGTCACTGGCCCAGGTTTTAGCTATTGGCACGGTGAATTATATTTATAAATTTTGTGTCGCTATTGGTATGACGCCCATTATATATCTCATTCATGGTTGGATTGATCGTTTTCTAGGGCATGAATTGGCTGCAGAACTTAAACAAAAAGCAATGAGAATTAAATAA
- the hscA gene encoding Fe-S protein assembly chaperone HscA, whose amino-acid sequence MGKIAIDFKTGTVKKEHDLIVGIDLGTTNSLIAIVKNGQAEVLTDDNNSHLLVPSIIHIDQNGHLVIGDKAKENLISDPQATIYSVKRLLGKSYLDLNDRKQNFGYTLSDQSQDQVIKVKVNDKFYSPIELSSYILSYLKSRAEKKLNQPISKAVITVPAYFNDAQRQATRDAGKLAGLEVLRIVNEPTAASLAYGIGLNKDETKNIVVYDLGGGTFDISILRIENGIFEVLSTHGDTYLGGDDIDQKIIKLWSEKYDFPIPTDPSLINELRLIAEHSKIELSNKNQTSSLWNDVTLELSNQELMESCSEIIDKTINGCIAALKDSGLSKSDLSDVLMVGGSTKMPYIKKRVADFFEMKVNDTINPDEVVALGAAIQADILAGNRKDLLLLDINPLSLGIETLGGLMDVIIPRNSKIPISQARQYTTSKDGQINLKIAVYQGERELVANNRKLAEFILNNIPPMPAGFPKIEVRFLIDADGILTVKALELRSGLTQSIDIKSQFAIPEAEMAQMLKESIIFAQSDQALKGLIDVTNEANSIILNSQKFIKNHAALMSEDQIEQMKLFIAALEDTITLKDKNKIQTALNQLNEFATPIAHIAMDQIIQDALQGKTI is encoded by the coding sequence ATGGGTAAAATAGCCATTGATTTCAAAACCGGAACCGTTAAAAAGGAACATGACCTCATCGTGGGCATAGATTTAGGCACCACAAACAGTTTAATTGCCATAGTAAAGAATGGTCAGGCTGAAGTACTTACAGACGACAACAACAGCCATTTATTGGTGCCTTCCATTATTCATATCGATCAAAACGGTCATTTAGTCATTGGAGACAAGGCCAAAGAAAATCTCATATCAGATCCTCAGGCAACAATTTATTCTGTAAAACGATTGCTTGGCAAATCCTATTTAGATCTGAATGATAGAAAACAAAATTTTGGATATACTCTTTCAGATCAGTCACAAGACCAGGTAATAAAAGTCAAGGTTAATGACAAATTCTATTCGCCCATAGAATTATCCTCCTATATTTTGAGCTATCTAAAATCTCGTGCCGAAAAAAAACTCAATCAACCCATTTCTAAAGCTGTTATTACAGTCCCAGCCTATTTTAATGATGCTCAAAGGCAAGCTACAAGAGACGCAGGCAAACTGGCGGGCCTTGAAGTTTTAAGAATAGTCAATGAACCTACAGCAGCGAGTCTGGCCTATGGCATTGGCTTAAATAAGGATGAAACAAAAAATATTGTTGTTTATGATTTAGGGGGAGGAACTTTCGATATTTCTATTTTAAGAATTGAAAATGGCATTTTCGAAGTTTTATCCACACACGGCGATACCTATTTAGGTGGTGACGATATCGATCAAAAAATTATAAAGCTTTGGTCTGAAAAATATGATTTTCCAATACCTACTGATCCATCACTTATAAATGAATTGCGACTTATCGCAGAACATTCAAAAATTGAATTGTCCAACAAAAATCAAACAAGTTCATTGTGGAATGATGTTACTTTGGAGTTATCCAATCAGGAGCTCATGGAATCTTGTTCTGAAATCATTGACAAAACAATAAACGGGTGTATAGCAGCATTAAAGGACAGTGGACTTTCAAAGAGCGATTTATCTGATGTGTTGATGGTTGGCGGATCAACAAAAATGCCTTATATTAAAAAAAGGGTTGCTGATTTTTTTGAAATGAAAGTCAATGATACCATCAACCCCGATGAAGTGGTTGCTTTGGGTGCAGCCATCCAAGCAGATATCCTTGCAGGCAATAGAAAAGACTTGTTACTACTGGACATCAATCCACTTTCGTTAGGAATTGAAACCCTTGGAGGATTAATGGACGTAATCATTCCCAGAAATTCTAAAATTCCAATAAGTCAGGCAAGACAATATACCACTTCAAAAGATGGACAGATCAACTTAAAAATTGCTGTCTACCAGGGAGAACGCGAACTTGTTGCAAATAATCGAAAATTGGCAGAATTCATTTTGAATAATATTCCTCCAATGCCAGCTGGTTTTCCAAAAATTGAAGTCCGGTTTTTAATAGATGCAGATGGCATTTTAACCGTTAAAGCACTAGAATTACGATCAGGATTAACTCAATCGATTGACATCAAGTCACAATTTGCTATTCCTGAAGCAGAAATGGCACAAATGCTTAAAGAATCGATCATATTCGCCCAATCAGATCAAGCGTTGAAAGGCTTAATTGATGTGACTAATGAGGCCAATTCCATTATTCTCAATTCACAAAAATTCATTAAAAATCACGCAGCTTTAATGAGCGAAGATCAAATCGAACAAATGAAGCTATTCATTGCCGCACTTGAAGATACGATCACTTTGAAAGATAAAAATAAAATTCAGACAGCCTTAAATCAACTCAATGAATTTGCTACACCTATCGCACATATTGCCATGGATCAAATCATCCAAGACGCCTTACAAGGAAAAACTATTTAA
- a CDS encoding TIGR02206 family membrane protein has protein sequence MHEHYVIPVLSNLWWTGLIGSVLAIIFLIKLGLNFRLKLRENKYRSILFYFFLIREIVYYSFIIATGKFTFVDSLPLQLCNISYFIVILYFYNPKAILFEYLLMLGLPTAFYSLITPELTHGLSNYFLIDYYVSHGAIVFAPLYGVFVLNEIPRIHSWKTIFVASNILLFFVGIINYFLNSNYIYICTPPKANNIFITGGFPYHLIGFDVFGILHILLIYWFFRTYFVKFQKQL, from the coding sequence ATGCATGAACATTATGTAATCCCGGTTTTATCCAATCTATGGTGGACAGGACTTATTGGTAGCGTCCTTGCCATTATTTTTTTAATCAAACTTGGTTTAAATTTTCGTTTAAAATTAAGAGAAAACAAATACAGATCAATCCTGTTTTACTTTTTTTTGATTCGAGAAATCGTTTATTATTCGTTCATCATTGCTACCGGAAAATTTACTTTTGTAGATTCATTGCCATTACAACTTTGCAATATTTCTTACTTCATCGTCATATTGTATTTCTACAATCCAAAAGCCATATTATTTGAGTACTTGTTGATGTTAGGCCTTCCTACTGCTTTTTACAGCCTGATCACTCCTGAATTAACTCATGGTTTATCTAATTATTTTTTAATCGATTATTATGTTAGCCATGGCGCTATTGTATTTGCACCACTCTATGGTGTTTTTGTTTTAAATGAAATTCCAAGAATACATTCCTGGAAAACTATTTTTGTCGCCAGTAATATTTTATTATTTTTTGTAGGTATTATCAATTACTTTCTAAATTCAAATTACATATACATTTGTACCCCTCCAAAGGCAAATAATATATTTATAACTGGTGGTTTTCCATATCACCTGATTGGATTTGATGTTTTTGGAATTTTACACATTCTTCTCATCTATTGGTTTTTTAGAACTTATTTTGTTAAGTTCCAAAAACAATTATAA